From a region of the Hallerella porci genome:
- a CDS encoding EndoU domain-containing protein, with the protein MGTSKPGRYMNTKGSAQTMSQFALIHASEGRFTKPQKSAIKLRLAAGGHSQKGLELLEKYGIKYNIVKTYPNGVRVGNIPNHQAKRKRLGISQTWFPSSWNEKKIKRAAEHVARLYRNRNAPDGLTIFGTYKGVRVGVMKTNGQIATAFPDKFQP; encoded by the coding sequence ATGGGAACAAGTAAACCGGGGCGCTATATGAATACAAAAGGAAGCGCCCAAACGATGAGTCAATTTGCACTGATTCATGCATCAGAAGGTAGATTTACCAAACCGCAGAAGTCTGCAATAAAATTACGACTTGCTGCTGGTGGACATAGTCAAAAAGGATTAGAGTTGCTTGAAAAATATGGAATAAAGTATAACATTGTAAAAACCTATCCTAATGGAGTTCGTGTAGGAAATATTCCTAATCATCAAGCAAAACGTAAGCGATTAGGTATAAGCCAAACATGGTTTCCATCATCTTGGAATGAAAAGAAGATTAAGCGAGCGGCAGAACATGTTGCTCGATTATACAGAAACCGCAATGCCCCAGACGGATTAACTATATTCGGAACATATAAAGGTGTTCGTGTGGGGGTTATGAAAACGAACGGACAAAT